From Streptomyces sp. 6-11-2, one genomic window encodes:
- a CDS encoding BTAD domain-containing putative transcriptional regulator yields the protein MDPVRYRILGTTQVLRPDGTAVPVGGARLRALLTVLALRPGRTVPVRVLVDEVWDDEPPADATGALQALVGRLRRTLGADAVASAEGGYRLAAAADDVDLHRFERLAGEGLRALGDGDSAKAAVVLDDALALWRGPALADLPDRTAEAARWNTRHLDVRRARLTAALALGYAEQSLPELTALCDTHPLDEPLQTLRLRALRDAGRTAEALAAYEDVRRLLADRLGSDPGPELRALHAELLGPHGRRPAGGPRQEPGPAAGAGTRTAAPGSGTRPGPRAAESTAAPAAAALAGVPAGAGGERAYPTAAPVTVTFRPPSNLRARLTSFVGREADIETIRADLGAARLVTLLGPGGAGKTRLSQEAAEALRPVPRDGVWLAELAPVDDAEAVPEAVLTAVGARETVLYGAGAEEMRAVVAERHDDPVDRLVEHCARRRMLLLLDNCEHVVDAAARLVEELLARCPHLTVLATSREPLGIPGEVLRPVEPLPEPVALRLLADRGATVRPGFRPDADQDTADACAEICLRLDGLPLAIELAAARLRMLGPRQIADRLDDRFRLLTSGSRTVLPRQQTLRAVVDWSWDLLDAEERNVLSRLSVFAGGCDLAAAEAVCGPAAFDALASLVDKSLVVATPAADGGMRYRLLETVAEYAGERLDEAGGRTETGRAHLTYYRELARTTDPLLRGSGQQAAIARFELEYENLRSALRHAVAVRDEQEALCLLLSLAGYWQMRDMRIEARNWCGEIMTLGPDPFTEPVRRAAPLWQRCTDAPPPMTGEVLAEARRGLHLVHLSCMDTELEAWESPEAKRKLRLIAEVYQPGQPQICRSPGMLWMFAVMLTGDVERLREITDAAVRTCRETPGFEWELAHALQWRANLLANRTDWAGDAGRDADESLEIFRRLGDSWGTAEALSARAEALERTGAYLPAAADYRAAIEHAERLGAPAQVAVLNARLGSVLMEAGDAEQGERLLREVIEQSRNGHNDAMPAARLYLAGWLGMAGRIPEAREQLLLLREEFGIAHFVVFDAFILGAEAWLDAADGDYENALDKSRRALEQAQNPLSQAIAPHMRSAYLTIGATALAGVDGGRRARDAARCVGAADALLPPRHVPSSLERHVYDAVVARTRALLGEEAYQAAYAEGGGLSSQEAAALI from the coding sequence ATGGACCCCGTGCGCTATCGCATCCTCGGCACCACCCAGGTGCTCCGCCCCGACGGCACCGCCGTCCCGGTCGGCGGGGCGCGGCTGCGTGCCCTGCTGACCGTGCTCGCCCTGCGTCCCGGCCGTACGGTCCCGGTGCGCGTCCTCGTCGACGAGGTGTGGGACGACGAACCACCCGCCGACGCCACGGGCGCGCTCCAGGCCCTGGTCGGGCGGCTTCGCCGGACGCTCGGCGCGGACGCGGTGGCCTCCGCGGAGGGCGGCTACCGGCTCGCCGCCGCGGCCGACGACGTCGACCTGCACCGCTTCGAGCGGCTGGCCGGGGAGGGCCTGCGCGCGCTGGGCGACGGCGACTCCGCGAAGGCGGCCGTCGTCCTCGACGACGCCCTCGCGCTGTGGCGCGGCCCCGCCCTCGCCGACCTGCCCGACCGCACCGCCGAGGCGGCCCGCTGGAACACCCGTCACCTGGACGTGCGCCGCGCCCGCCTCACCGCCGCCCTCGCCCTCGGGTACGCCGAGCAGAGCCTGCCCGAGCTGACCGCCCTGTGCGACACCCACCCCCTGGACGAACCCCTCCAGACCCTCCGCCTGCGCGCCCTGCGCGACGCGGGCCGCACCGCGGAGGCCCTGGCCGCCTACGAGGACGTACGCCGTCTGCTGGCCGACCGCCTCGGCTCCGACCCGGGCCCGGAACTGCGTGCGCTGCACGCGGAACTGCTGGGGCCGCACGGGCGGCGCCCCGCCGGCGGGCCGCGCCAGGAGCCCGGCCCGGCCGCTGGCGCCGGGACCCGGACCGCCGCGCCCGGTTCCGGCACGAGGCCGGGGCCGCGCGCCGCCGAGAGCACCGCGGCCCCCGCGGCGGCAGCCCTCGCCGGTGTCCCGGCCGGCGCCGGGGGCGAGCGGGCGTACCCCACCGCGGCGCCCGTGACGGTCACCTTCCGGCCCCCGAGCAACCTCCGCGCCCGGCTCACCTCCTTCGTGGGCCGCGAGGCCGACATCGAGACGATCCGGGCCGACCTCGGGGCCGCGCGTCTCGTGACGCTGCTCGGGCCGGGCGGGGCCGGCAAGACCCGGCTGTCGCAGGAGGCCGCCGAGGCCCTGCGGCCGGTGCCGCGGGACGGGGTGTGGCTGGCCGAACTCGCCCCCGTCGACGACGCCGAGGCCGTGCCCGAGGCCGTGCTCACGGCCGTCGGCGCCCGCGAGACCGTGCTGTACGGCGCCGGGGCCGAGGAGATGCGGGCGGTGGTCGCCGAGCGGCACGACGACCCCGTCGACCGGCTGGTGGAGCACTGCGCCCGGCGCCGCATGCTGCTCCTGCTCGACAACTGCGAGCACGTCGTCGACGCGGCGGCCCGCCTCGTCGAGGAACTGCTCGCCCGCTGCCCCCACCTCACCGTCCTCGCCACCAGCCGGGAACCCCTGGGCATACCCGGTGAGGTGCTGCGGCCGGTCGAGCCGCTGCCCGAGCCGGTCGCGCTGCGGCTGCTCGCCGACCGCGGGGCCACCGTACGGCCCGGGTTCCGCCCCGACGCCGACCAGGACACCGCGGACGCCTGCGCAGAGATCTGCCTGCGCCTGGACGGGCTGCCGCTCGCCATCGAACTCGCCGCCGCCCGGCTGAGGATGCTGGGCCCACGGCAGATCGCCGACCGGCTCGACGACCGCTTCCGCCTGCTCACCTCCGGCAGCCGTACCGTCCTGCCCCGCCAGCAGACCCTGCGGGCCGTCGTCGACTGGTCCTGGGACTTGCTCGACGCCGAGGAACGGAACGTCCTGAGCCGGCTGTCCGTCTTCGCCGGCGGCTGCGACCTCGCCGCCGCCGAGGCCGTGTGCGGCCCCGCCGCCTTCGACGCCCTCGCCTCCCTCGTCGACAAGTCCCTCGTGGTGGCCACCCCGGCGGCCGACGGCGGGATGCGCTACCGGCTGCTGGAGACCGTCGCCGAGTACGCCGGGGAACGGCTCGACGAGGCCGGCGGCCGCACCGAGACCGGGCGCGCCCACCTGACGTACTACCGCGAACTGGCCCGCACCACCGACCCGTTGCTGCGCGGCTCCGGACAACAGGCGGCCATCGCCAGGTTCGAGCTGGAGTACGAGAACCTGCGCTCCGCCCTGCGCCACGCCGTCGCCGTACGCGACGAGCAGGAGGCCCTGTGCCTGCTCCTCTCGCTCGCCGGCTACTGGCAGATGCGCGACATGCGCATCGAGGCCCGCAACTGGTGCGGCGAGATCATGACGCTCGGTCCCGACCCCTTCACCGAGCCGGTCCGGCGCGCCGCACCCCTCTGGCAGCGGTGCACGGACGCCCCGCCCCCGATGACGGGCGAGGTCCTCGCCGAGGCGCGCCGGGGCCTGCACCTCGTCCATCTCTCCTGCATGGACACCGAGTTGGAGGCCTGGGAGTCGCCCGAGGCGAAACGGAAACTGCGGCTCATCGCCGAGGTCTACCAGCCCGGCCAGCCGCAGATCTGCCGCAGCCCCGGCATGCTCTGGATGTTCGCGGTGATGCTGACCGGCGACGTGGAACGCCTGCGCGAGATCACCGACGCCGCCGTACGCACCTGCCGCGAGACCCCGGGGTTCGAGTGGGAGCTGGCCCACGCCCTCCAGTGGCGCGCCAACCTACTGGCCAACCGCACCGACTGGGCCGGGGACGCGGGCCGGGACGCCGACGAGTCGCTGGAGATCTTCCGCCGCCTCGGGGACTCCTGGGGCACCGCCGAGGCGCTCTCCGCGCGCGCGGAGGCCCTCGAGCGCACCGGCGCCTACCTGCCGGCCGCCGCCGACTACCGGGCGGCCATCGAGCACGCCGAACGCCTCGGCGCCCCCGCCCAGGTCGCCGTCCTCAACGCCCGCCTGGGCAGCGTGCTGATGGAGGCGGGCGACGCCGAACAGGGCGAACGGCTGCTGCGCGAGGTCATCGAGCAGAGCCGCAACGGCCACAACGACGCCATGCCCGCCGCCCGGCTCTACCTCGCGGGCTGGCTCGGCATGGCCGGCCGAATCCCCGAGGCGCGTGAGCAACTGCTCTTGCTGCGCGAGGAGTTCGGCATCGCGCACTTTGTCGTCTTCGACGCCTTCATCCTCGGCGCGGAGGCCTGGCTGGACGCGGCCGACGGCGACTACGAGAACGCCCTCGACAAGTCCCGCCGGGCGCTGGAGCAGGCCCAGAACCCGCTGTCCCAGGCCATCGCGCCCCATATGCGCTCGGCGTACCTGACCATCGGTGCCACGGCCCTGGCCGGCGTGGACGGCGGACGCAGGGCCCGGGACGCCGCCCGCTGCGTCGGCGCCGCCGACGCCCTGCTGCCGCCCCGCCACGTCCCCTCGTCCCTGGAACGCCATGTCTACGACGCGGTCGTCGCGCGCACGCGGGCGCTGCTCGGCGAGGAGGCGTACCAGGCCGCGTACGCGGAGGGCGGCGGCCTGTCCTCGCAGGAGGCCGCCGCCCTGATCTGA
- a CDS encoding ABC transporter permease has protein sequence MSAVTTTPLGSPGLKADARIPLRSHLRHTGALVRRNLLWIRQDPESMFDAILFPVIFTLLFVYVFGGSIGQSLGGGQQQYVQYIVPGLMAMMGMNLAQSVGTGFNQDFNSGVMDRFRSLPIGRGSVLFAKISVELLRMMIATAVLLVVGVLVGFEIENWPGLFAAVGLSAVFGSALMWVFLTLGVVMKNAQSVQAMGFLVLMPLQFGSSIFAPPGTMPGWLRNFTEYNPLSALADSARGLMVGGPVAHSLWLTLAWSAGITAVMAPVAIHKFRTKS, from the coding sequence ATGAGCGCCGTCACCACGACCCCGCTGGGCTCCCCCGGCCTCAAGGCCGACGCCCGGATCCCGCTGCGCAGCCATCTGCGGCACACCGGCGCGCTGGTCCGCCGCAACCTGCTGTGGATCCGGCAGGACCCGGAGTCGATGTTCGACGCGATCCTGTTCCCGGTGATCTTCACTCTGCTGTTCGTGTACGTCTTCGGCGGCTCGATCGGGCAGTCGCTGGGCGGCGGGCAGCAGCAGTACGTGCAGTACATCGTGCCCGGCCTGATGGCCATGATGGGGATGAACCTGGCCCAGAGCGTGGGCACCGGCTTCAACCAGGACTTCAACTCCGGTGTCATGGACCGCTTCCGGTCCCTGCCGATCGGGCGCGGCTCGGTGCTGTTCGCCAAGATCTCGGTGGAGCTGCTGCGGATGATGATCGCGACGGCCGTCCTGCTGGTCGTCGGCGTCCTCGTGGGCTTCGAGATCGAGAACTGGCCCGGCCTGTTCGCCGCCGTGGGGCTGTCGGCGGTGTTCGGCTCGGCGCTGATGTGGGTGTTCCTCACGCTCGGCGTGGTGATGAAGAACGCCCAGTCCGTGCAGGCGATGGGCTTCCTGGTGCTGATGCCGCTGCAGTTCGGCTCGTCCATCTTCGCCCCGCCCGGGACGATGCCGGGCTGGCTGCGGAACTTCACCGAGTACAACCCGCTGTCCGCCCTCGCGGACAGCGCCCGCGGGCTGATGGTGGGCGGCCCGGTGGCGCACAGCCTGTGGTTGACGCTGGCCTGGTCGGCGGGGATCACGGCGGTGATGGCGCCGGTGGCGATCCACAAGTTCCGCACCAAGAGCTGA
- a CDS encoding ATP-binding cassette domain-containing protein: MTRIDDNPGGVPNAVTVRGLVKHYGETKALDGVDLNVREGTVMGVLGPNGAGKTTLVRILSTLLAPDAGQATVAGYDVVRQPRQLRRVIGLTGQYASVDEKLPGWENLYLIGRLLDLPRKEARARADELLERFSLTEAARRPARTYSGGMRRRLDLAASMIGRPAVLFLDEPTTGLDPRTRNEVWTEVKAMVGDGVTVLLTTQYMEEAEQLASELTVVDRGKVVAGGGIEELKAKVGGRTLRVKPADPLEVRPLAGMLDELGITGLAATTVDTATGSLLVPVLSDEQLTAVVGAVTARGITITSITTELPSLDEVFLSLTGHRASAPQDTVPADTREEVAV, from the coding sequence ATGACGCGAATCGACGACAACCCCGGCGGCGTGCCGAACGCCGTGACCGTGCGGGGGCTGGTCAAGCACTACGGCGAGACCAAGGCGCTGGACGGCGTGGACCTGAACGTGCGCGAGGGCACCGTGATGGGCGTGCTCGGGCCGAACGGAGCCGGCAAGACCACCCTCGTACGCATCCTGTCCACCCTGCTCGCCCCGGACGCAGGACAGGCCACCGTGGCCGGCTACGACGTCGTCCGCCAGCCCCGGCAGCTGCGCCGGGTCATCGGACTGACCGGACAGTACGCCTCCGTGGACGAGAAGCTCCCCGGCTGGGAGAACCTCTACCTGATCGGCCGGCTCCTCGACCTGCCGCGCAAGGAGGCCCGCGCCCGCGCCGACGAGCTGCTGGAGCGGTTCTCGCTCACCGAGGCCGCGCGGCGGCCGGCCCGCACCTACTCCGGCGGCATGCGGCGGCGGCTCGACCTCGCCGCCTCGATGATCGGGCGGCCCGCCGTCCTGTTCCTGGACGAGCCGACCACGGGCCTCGACCCCCGCACCCGCAACGAGGTGTGGACCGAGGTCAAGGCGATGGTCGGCGACGGGGTCACCGTGCTGCTGACCACCCAGTACATGGAGGAGGCCGAACAGCTCGCCTCCGAGCTGACCGTCGTCGACCGCGGCAAGGTCGTCGCGGGCGGCGGCATCGAGGAGCTGAAGGCGAAGGTCGGCGGGCGCACCCTGCGCGTGAAGCCGGCCGACCCGCTCGAAGTGCGCCCGCTGGCCGGGATGCTCGATGAGCTGGGCATCACCGGGCTCGCCGCGACGACCGTCGACACCGCGACCGGCTCCCTGCTCGTGCCGGTCCTCAGCGACGAGCAGCTGACCGCCGTGGTCGGCGCGGTCACCGCGCGCGGTATCACGATCACCTCCATCACCACCGAACTGCCCAGCCTGGACGAGGTGTTCCTGTCCCTCACCGGCCACCGCGCCAGTGCCCCGCAGGACACCGTGCCCGCCGACACCCGCGAAGAGGTCGCCGTATGA
- the panB gene encoding 3-methyl-2-oxobutanoate hydroxymethyltransferase, whose translation MTQLSAAHNKPSDGSKALYGGKGTRRITVRDISLAKERGEKWPMLTAYDAMTASVFDEAGIPVMLVGDSAGNCHLGYETTVPVTLDEMTMLSAAVVRGTRRALIVGDLPFGSYQEGPVQALRSATRLVKEAGVGAVKLEGGERSHEQIRLLVESGIPVMAHIGLTPQSVNAMGYRVQGRGEEAAQQLLRDAKAVQDAGAFAVVLELVPAELAAEVTRVLHIPTVGIGAGPETDAQVLVWTDMLGLTGGRVPKFVKKYADLREVMGNAAKAFAEDVVGGTFPLEEHSVH comes from the coding sequence ATGACGCAGCTTTCGGCTGCCCACAACAAGCCCTCCGACGGCAGCAAGGCGCTGTACGGAGGTAAGGGCACCCGCCGCATCACTGTTCGCGACATCTCCCTCGCCAAGGAACGCGGCGAGAAGTGGCCCATGCTCACCGCCTACGACGCGATGACCGCGTCCGTCTTCGACGAGGCCGGCATCCCGGTGATGCTGGTCGGCGACTCCGCGGGCAACTGCCATCTCGGCTACGAGACGACCGTGCCCGTCACGCTCGACGAGATGACCATGCTGTCGGCAGCGGTCGTCCGCGGCACCCGCCGCGCCCTGATCGTCGGCGACCTCCCCTTCGGCTCCTACCAGGAGGGCCCGGTGCAGGCGCTGCGCTCGGCGACCCGGCTGGTGAAGGAGGCGGGCGTCGGCGCGGTGAAGCTGGAGGGCGGCGAGCGTTCCCACGAACAGATCCGGCTCCTGGTGGAGTCCGGCATCCCGGTCATGGCCCACATCGGCCTGACCCCGCAGTCCGTCAACGCCATGGGTTACCGCGTCCAGGGCCGCGGCGAGGAGGCGGCGCAGCAACTGCTGCGGGACGCGAAGGCCGTTCAGGACGCGGGCGCGTTCGCGGTGGTCCTGGAGCTGGTGCCGGCCGAACTGGCCGCCGAGGTGACCCGGGTGCTGCACATCCCGACGGTCGGCATCGGCGCCGGTCCCGAGACGGACGCGCAGGTGCTGGTGTGGACCGACATGCTCGGGCTGACCGGCGGGCGCGTGCCGAAGTTCGTCAAGAAGTACGCCGACCTGCGCGAGGTCATGGGCAACGCGGCCAAGGCCTTCGCGGAGGATGTGGTGGGCGGGACGTTCCCCCTGGAGGAGCACTCGGTGCACTGA
- a CDS encoding MFS transporter, whose product MTNPADRAAHGPRVPEAVHRRRWAILGVLMLSLLIVVLDNSILNVAIKTISTPAPTGLGATQSELEWAINAYTLVFAGLLFTSGLVGDRIGRKKVLIGGLVVFGAGSALAAESGSPGQLIAFRAVMALGAAFVMPATLAVLMNVFEREEQPKAIGIWAGGVGLAIAIGPITGGLLLDHFWWGSVFLVNVPIVILAVALMLWLVPDSRDPRPGRLDPIGVVLSVVGLVLLVYGIIRGGELADFTNATVLSTIVAGLLVLAAFVVHEKRSDHPSLDVTYFKNKVFSAAMTAIALVFFALMGVTFFGVFYTQSVRGYSPLESGVLMLPLAVAQLIFAPRARLVVDRFGNKATTTGGLILLAAMLAAFAGFEADTPIWLLEVVFFLMGTGMAHIMTPTSVVIMQALPREKAGSASALSNTFRQVGGALGIAVLGSVLSTAYRNDIEGKLGLLPAGLRDKAGESIEATLGVAAKLGPQGKALIGPANDAFLHAMHVTALCGTVVALVGAVVVAVFLPGKEALPQKGEEEEELVAAVE is encoded by the coding sequence ATGACTAATCCTGCCGACCGTGCCGCCCACGGCCCCCGGGTTCCGGAAGCGGTGCACCGCCGCCGTTGGGCGATTCTCGGCGTGTTGATGCTGAGCCTGCTGATAGTGGTGCTCGACAACTCGATCCTGAACGTCGCGATCAAGACCATCTCGACCCCCGCCCCGACCGGCCTGGGCGCCACACAGAGCGAGCTGGAGTGGGCGATCAACGCCTACACCCTCGTCTTCGCGGGCCTGTTGTTCACCTCGGGCCTGGTCGGCGACCGCATCGGACGCAAGAAGGTCCTGATCGGCGGCCTCGTCGTGTTCGGCGCCGGTTCCGCGCTGGCCGCCGAGTCCGGCTCGCCGGGCCAACTCATCGCCTTCCGCGCCGTGATGGCTCTCGGCGCCGCCTTCGTCATGCCGGCCACCCTGGCCGTCCTGATGAACGTGTTCGAGCGCGAGGAGCAGCCCAAGGCCATCGGCATCTGGGCGGGCGGCGTCGGCCTGGCCATCGCGATCGGTCCGATCACCGGCGGTCTGCTCCTGGACCACTTCTGGTGGGGCTCGGTCTTCCTGGTCAACGTTCCCATCGTCATCCTCGCGGTCGCGCTGATGCTGTGGCTGGTGCCCGACTCCCGCGACCCGCGGCCCGGCCGACTCGACCCGATCGGCGTGGTGCTGTCCGTCGTCGGTCTGGTCCTGCTCGTCTACGGCATCATCCGGGGCGGCGAGCTCGCCGACTTCACCAACGCGACCGTGCTGTCGACGATCGTGGCGGGCCTGCTCGTCCTCGCGGCCTTCGTGGTCCACGAAAAGCGCAGCGACCACCCGTCCCTGGACGTCACGTACTTCAAGAACAAGGTCTTCTCGGCCGCCATGACCGCCATCGCTCTGGTCTTCTTCGCGCTGATGGGCGTGACGTTCTTCGGCGTCTTCTACACCCAGAGCGTGCGCGGCTACTCGCCGCTGGAGTCCGGTGTGCTGATGCTGCCGCTCGCCGTCGCGCAGCTGATCTTCGCGCCGCGGGCCCGGCTGGTCGTCGACCGCTTCGGCAACAAGGCCACCACCACGGGCGGACTGATCCTGCTCGCCGCCATGCTGGCCGCCTTCGCCGGCTTCGAGGCCGACACGCCGATCTGGCTGCTGGAGGTCGTCTTCTTCCTCATGGGCACCGGCATGGCGCACATCATGACGCCGACCAGCGTCGTCATCATGCAGGCGCTGCCCCGCGAGAAGGCCGGCTCGGCCTCCGCGCTCAGCAACACCTTCCGCCAGGTCGGCGGCGCCCTCGGCATCGCCGTCCTCGGCTCGGTGCTCTCGACGGCGTACCGCAACGACATCGAGGGCAAGCTCGGCCTGCTGCCGGCCGGACTGCGGGACAAGGCCGGCGAGTCCATCGAGGCCACCCTCGGTGTCGCGGCCAAGCTCGGTCCGCAGGGCAAGGCCCTGATCGGCCCGGCCAACGACGCCTTCCTGCACGCCATGCACGTCACCGCGCTGTGCGGCACCGTGGTCGCGCTCGTCGGCGCGGTCGTGGTGGCCGTGTTCCTGCCGGGCAAGGAGGCTCTGCCGCAGAAGGGCGAGGAGGAAGAGGAACTGGTGGCGGCGGTGGAGTAG
- a CDS encoding TetR/AcrR family transcriptional regulator: MSLADSHAAADAPVRGRPRSEAVERAIVEGVMKLLEDGVPLAELSIERIARTAGVGKATIYRRWSGKEELFVDVVRAAEPPDPDLPGTSMRDDLVAILEQLRRRGLVSRSSLILHNVYAQMKSSPKIWCAYHATVVEPRRRLQVEVLRRGQRDGELRRDIDVDLLGDLFVGPMLVRTVMRPDAGLPEGLSEQIVDAVLEGLRPVSSPR, translated from the coding sequence GTGAGCCTTGCCGACAGCCACGCCGCTGCCGACGCCCCCGTGCGGGGGCGCCCCCGCAGCGAAGCGGTGGAACGCGCCATCGTGGAGGGCGTGATGAAGCTGCTGGAGGACGGCGTGCCGCTGGCCGAACTCTCCATAGAACGCATCGCCCGCACCGCGGGCGTCGGCAAGGCCACCATCTACCGGCGCTGGAGCGGCAAGGAGGAGCTGTTCGTCGACGTCGTACGCGCCGCCGAGCCCCCCGACCCCGATCTGCCGGGCACCTCCATGCGCGACGACCTCGTGGCCATCCTCGAACAGCTGCGCCGCCGCGGCCTGGTGAGCCGCAGCTCGCTCATCCTGCACAACGTCTACGCCCAGATGAAGAGCAGCCCGAAGATCTGGTGCGCCTACCACGCGACCGTGGTCGAGCCGCGGCGCAGACTCCAGGTGGAGGTCCTGCGCCGCGGGCAGCGCGACGGCGAACTGCGCCGGGACATCGACGTCGACCTGCTCGGCGACCTCTTCGTCGGCCCCATGCTGGTGCGCACCGTGATGCGCCCCGACGCCGGCCTGCCCGAGGGTCTGTCGGAGCAGATAGTGGACGCGGTGCTCGAAGGGCTACGGCCTGTCAGTTCTCCGCGCTGA
- a CDS encoding endonuclease/exonuclease/phosphatase family protein → MARQAYVTETAGGSGPERPGDRLRRLAHGFSDGRRGDARLWRRGLLIAALAVVLALVMLTHAQIPNRIGNLGSLTETFLPWAGLFVPVLLVLALVRRSPIALIAVLLPGIVWLNQFGGLLTDKTGTGGELTVATHNVNADNPDPSGTARDLAASGAQVLALEELKTSALPVYERTLAPAYRYHTVQGTVGLWSKYPISGVRSVDIKLGWTRALRATVGTPEGPVAVYVAHMPSVRVKLNAGFTAAQRDESADALGEAIAGEQLPRVVLLGDLNGTMNDRSLNAVTSQMRSTQGAAGSGFGFSWPASFPMARIDQIMVRGVEPVSSWTLPRTGSDHLPVAARVNVTTSATGS, encoded by the coding sequence ATGGCGCGACAGGCGTACGTGACGGAGACGGCGGGCGGCTCGGGGCCCGAGCGCCCAGGAGACCGGCTCCGGCGCCTGGCGCACGGCTTCTCCGACGGCCGGCGCGGCGACGCGCGGTTGTGGCGCCGGGGCCTCCTCATCGCCGCGCTCGCGGTCGTCCTCGCCCTGGTGATGCTGACGCACGCGCAGATCCCCAACCGGATCGGCAACCTCGGCAGTCTCACCGAGACCTTCCTGCCGTGGGCGGGCCTGTTCGTACCGGTGCTGCTGGTACTGGCCCTGGTGCGCAGGTCGCCGATCGCGCTGATCGCCGTGCTGCTGCCCGGGATCGTCTGGCTCAACCAGTTCGGCGGCCTGCTCACCGACAAGACGGGCACCGGTGGCGAACTGACGGTCGCCACGCACAACGTCAACGCCGACAACCCCGACCCGTCCGGCACCGCCCGCGATCTGGCCGCCTCCGGTGCCCAGGTGCTCGCCCTGGAGGAGCTGAAGACGTCCGCGCTCCCGGTCTACGAGCGGACGCTCGCGCCGGCGTACCGGTACCACACGGTGCAGGGCACGGTCGGGCTGTGGAGCAAGTACCCGATCAGCGGCGTCCGCTCCGTCGACATCAAGCTGGGCTGGACACGCGCCCTGCGCGCCACCGTGGGGACGCCCGAGGGGCCCGTCGCTGTGTACGTGGCCCACATGCCCTCGGTGCGGGTGAAGCTGAACGCCGGCTTCACCGCCGCGCAGCGCGACGAGAGCGCGGACGCGCTGGGCGAGGCGATCGCCGGTGAGCAACTGCCCCGGGTGGTCCTGCTCGGCGATCTGAACGGCACCATGAACGACCGCTCGCTCAACGCCGTCACCTCCCAGATGCGCTCCACCCAGGGCGCCGCGGGCAGCGGCTTCGGGTTCAGCTGGCCGGCGTCGTTCCCGATGGCGCGGATCGACCAGATCATGGTCAGGGGAGTGGAGCCGGTGAGCTCCTGGACCCTGCCGCGTACGGGCAGCGACCATCTGCCGGTGGCCGCGCGTGTGAACGTCACCACATCGGCAACCGGGTCTTAA
- a CDS encoding MFS transporter, protein MPLAVLALAVGAFGIGTTEFVIMGLLPDVADDLHVSIPAAGHLVSAYALGVVIGAPLLAAVTSRLPRRHVLIGLMALFVVGNALSALAPGYDWLLAARFLSGLPHGAFFGVGAVVAATMVPPERRARSVSLMMLGLTLANVVGVPAATLMGQRLGWRVTFLAVSVIGVAAIASLVLLVPRDRGHAPAAGLRRELAALRSLPVWLALLTTVAGFGALFSAYSYITPMLTGSAGYAEAGVTLLLALFGVGATVGNLLGGRLADHSTRGTLFGGLTALAVVLALFPLLMRTEWSAALAVALLGTAAFVTGSPLQLMVMEKASTAPSLASAANQAAFNLANAGGAWIGGLALAAGLGVTSPALAGAVLAVLGLTVAGLAYRVDLRRAGAATAGAVRAGRERVVASHMPSTARTGVPSRATSTGELRDEAVRAEGGAGGPGA, encoded by the coding sequence ATGCCCCTGGCTGTGCTCGCCCTCGCCGTGGGCGCCTTCGGCATCGGTACCACCGAGTTCGTCATCATGGGGCTGCTCCCCGACGTCGCCGACGACCTGCACGTCTCGATCCCCGCCGCCGGGCACCTGGTCTCGGCGTACGCGCTGGGTGTCGTCATCGGCGCTCCGCTGCTGGCCGCCGTCACCTCGCGGCTGCCCCGCCGGCACGTCCTGATCGGCCTCATGGCCCTGTTCGTCGTCGGCAACGCGCTGTCCGCCCTCGCCCCCGGCTACGACTGGCTGCTGGCCGCCCGCTTCCTCAGCGGACTGCCGCACGGCGCCTTCTTCGGTGTGGGCGCCGTCGTCGCGGCGACCATGGTGCCGCCGGAGCGCAGGGCCCGCTCGGTGTCCCTGATGATGCTCGGCCTGACCCTGGCGAACGTCGTCGGTGTCCCGGCCGCCACGCTCATGGGCCAGCGCCTCGGCTGGCGGGTGACCTTCCTCGCGGTCAGCGTGATCGGGGTCGCCGCGATAGCGTCCCTCGTCCTGCTGGTCCCGCGCGACCGCGGCCACGCCCCCGCGGCCGGACTGCGCCGCGAACTGGCCGCCCTGCGCTCCCTCCCGGTCTGGCTGGCCCTGCTGACGACCGTGGCGGGCTTCGGCGCGCTGTTCTCGGCGTACAGCTACATCACGCCGATGCTCACCGGCTCCGCCGGGTACGCCGAGGCCGGAGTGACGCTGCTGCTGGCCCTGTTCGGGGTGGGCGCGACCGTCGGCAACCTGCTGGGCGGGCGCCTGGCCGACCACTCGACGCGGGGCACGCTGTTCGGCGGTCTCACCGCGCTGGCGGTCGTGCTGGCGCTGTTCCCGCTGCTGATGCGGACCGAGTGGAGCGCGGCCCTCGCGGTGGCCCTGCTGGGCACGGCGGCGTTCGTCACCGGTTCGCCGCTCCAGCTCATGGTCATGGAGAAGGCGTCCACGGCCCCGTCCCTGGCCTCCGCGGCCAACCAGGCCGCGTTCAACCTGGCGAACGCGGGCGGCGCCTGGATCGGCGGGCTGGCGCTCGCCGCGGGCCTCGGCGTGACCTCGCCGGCGCTCGCGGGGGCCGTCCTCGCGGTGCTGGGCCTCACGGTGGCCGGCCTGGCGTACCGGGTGGACCTGCGGCGGGCGGGTGCCGCGACCGCCGGTGCCGTGCGGGCGGGGCGGGAGCGCGTGGTCGCCTCGCACATGCCGTCCACAGCCCGTACGGGGGTCCCTTCCCGTGCGACGAGCACGGGGGAACTCCGGGACGAAGCCGTCCGGGCCGAGGGCGGTGCGGGTGGTCCGGGGGCCTAG